Genomic segment of Mucilaginibacter sabulilitoris:
CCTTTAGCTACTTATAAAGTTGATGCAACCACCAGGGTGGTATTAAATTATGACGAATATAAACAACTTCCTGATGGCTCATATGATTATGTGCCCGTTGGCACGGTTGAGGCCGGTTCAGGTTCGGTTATTATAACCGCTATTGATAAAGACAAAAAACTGATAACCGGTACCTATTCGTTCTCTACCAGGCACATTGATAAAGATGAAGAGGGCAATATTATATCAATAACAACAGTGAATGTGTTACTGGGTACCTTTACCAATTTGCCCTATTCATTTGTAGCTAATTAACGGGCTTATTTTAGCTGCCGGTATACATATATAAAGTTAAAACGAAAAAGCCCTGCTGTAATTAATTACAGCAGGGCTTTTTATGTTAAAACCTAAATCCTGTTTACTGACCGGGAGGGGTAGGTGTTGGCGATGGACTTGGACTCGGGCTTGGTGTTGGACTCGGACTCGGACTTGGTGTTGGCGTAGGAGTCGGGCTTGGATTCGGGTTAGGATTTGGTGACGGTGTAGGGCTTGGACTTGGCATAGGGGTAGGTGTTGGCGTAGGAGTAGGCGACGGATTTGTTGGGTCTGTTGGTGTTGGCGTAGGCACCGGTGCCGGTTCCGGAGTTTTCGGCGCTTTTTTCTTCTTCTTTGTCGTATCCGTTTGCAGGACCGTTTTTTTAATATTCAAACCGCTAGCTTGCTGGTCATCTGCTTTATGAGTGCCTGCAAAAACAATTGAACCGGCAAATGTCAATGCAATTGCTGCAGCTGTTATTCTTAAATTTTTCATGATGTTTTTTCTTTAGATGTTTTAAAATTTAATTATAATGATAACATGGTGTAGTTGTAATAGTTTTGATTAATTGAAACTATGGGGTGTATAATGTTGATAACGAGTTATTTGTTAAGCAAGTAATGCCGGTCTGAAAAAAGGCTGAATGTAGGGCGTCCGCCCCTTGATATCTGAGTTGAATCGCTGTCCAACTGTCCTTTTATCTTCTTTCAATTCAAACAAATAAGGTGCTAATGCACTTTGGTTTTATGACATGGCATCATCAAATAAATCCATCTACAGCGCACTGGCGGCAAACCTGCTTATTGCTGTTACCAAATTTATAGCCGGTTTTATAAGCAATAGCGCCGCCATGATTGCCGAAGGAGTGCATTCGGTAGTGGATACGGCAAACCAGCTGCTCCTGTTGCTTGGCCTGCACCGGAGCAAAAAGAAGCCCGACGCCCGGCATCCTTTTGGTTATGGCAAAGAGCTGTATTTTTATTCGTTTATCGTAT
This window contains:
- a CDS encoding DUF6252 family protein, which encodes MKKTQLIMLLLLTAIGFQSCKKDATTSASTTSDKILSANINGNAWNPDTVRAAITYNDAAKTKAFTVVGTANQQQVRINITLPNSTNDNDFPLATYKVDATTRVVLNYDEYKQLPDGSYDYVPVGTVEAGSGSVIITAIDKDKKLITGTYSFSTRHIDKDEEGNIISITTVNVLLGTFTNLPYSFVAN